The following nucleotide sequence is from Pseudonocardia sp. C8.
CGCGACCCGGGGCATGTCCGGTGCGAGCGCTTCTTTCTCGACGACCGAGGCAAGCACCAGCGTGCGGTACGCGTCCGGGCCGTCCAGGCCGGCGTCGGCGAGCCGCCCCGCGGAGACCGCGAGGACCTGGCGCAGCACGTCCTCCGGGGTGCCGCGCGGGTCGATGTCGTACGGGCCGGGGGCCACCAGGCCTTCGAGCCGCCGTTCCGGGGCGGCGGCGCGGTAGCCGGCGCGGGCCCATGCGGGCACGCCGAGTGCGGCCGGGTCGGCCGTGGCCATCGCCTTGCGCAGCTGCTCGACGCCGGTGCAGCGGGGCGCGCCGTCGGCCTCGCCCAGGCAGGTCGCCCCGGAGATCTGGCTGAGCACGCCCGGGCTGACCGCGCCGTTCGGGGCGCGGGTGTCGTCGAGCTGCACCCCGCCCTTGACGTCCAGGAACCCGACCCGGCGTTCCGGGTCGACCAGGGCCTCGGCGGCGGCGCTGCCGGACATCCGGGACCGCAGCTCGTAGTAGCCGGGCTGGATGCGCTGGATGCCCGGTTCGTCCTCGGCGGCCTCGACGAACGCTGCCCGCGACCGGACGACGTCCTGGGCGGCCAGGGACTCCCCGATGGCGCTGGTGGAGTCGCCGACCCGCACCCGGACGACGACCGAGCCGGTGCCGTCGCCGGTGTAGTCCGACGGGCCGAGCAGGAAGACCGCGGCGCCGACGAGCAGCGCCCCGACCAGCAGGGCGGAGCCGAGCAGCGTCAGCCGGCGCCGGCGGAAGTCGACGGGCGCAGGACGGTGGCGGACGGGTGGGGCGGTCACCGCCGCGCTCACACCCCGCCCCGTGCCGGGGGGCGTCGGTGCACGTCGTTCTCGCCGG
It contains:
- the mltG gene encoding endolytic transglycosylase MltG; this encodes MTAPPVRHRPAPVDFRRRRLTLLGSALLVGALLVGAAVFLLGPSDYTGDGTGSVVVRVRVGDSTSAIGESLAAQDVVRSRAAFVEAAEDEPGIQRIQPGYYELRSRMSGSAAAEALVDPERRVGFLDVKGGVQLDDTRAPNGAVSPGVLSQISGATCLGEADGAPRCTGVEQLRKAMATADPAALGVPAWARAGYRAAAPERRLEGLVAPGPYDIDPRGTPEDVLRQVLAVSAGRLADAGLDGPDAYRTLVLASVVEKEALAPDMPRVARVIENRLAVNQRLEMDSTVNYPLDVQALRTTAEARRAPGPYNTYLNTGLPPTPVASVSTAALAAAQEPPPGPWLFFVRCTPEGGSCFAATFEEHRGNVARAQAVGAF